In Dromiciops gliroides isolate mDroGli1 chromosome 4, mDroGli1.pri, whole genome shotgun sequence, one DNA window encodes the following:
- the LOC122754940 gene encoding olfactory receptor 2G3-like, translating to MEKTNKSSPMGFILLGFSDQPQLEMALLFIITIFYILTLMGNTTIILVSYLDPKLHTPMYFFLSNLSFLDICFTTSIIPQMLWNLSGTDKTITYIGCVMQLYIVLGLGSTECILLTVMAYDRYIAVCRPLHYTIIMHPKFLKQLAAVIWTSGFVGPLIQSILTFQLPFCPHHRVEGFMCEAPALIKIAAVDTTFVETELSIASILYVVIPLALILISYGCIARTTLKMKSTEGRWKLFGTCGSHLMVVALYFGTIIAVYIQPKNEYTQKRSKFLALFYTVVTPTLNPMIYTLRNKDVKGSLKRLLDSKKGPIHI from the coding sequence ATGGAAAAGACCAATAAGAGCAGCCCAATGGGGTTCATTCTATTGGGTTTTTCCGACCAGCctcaactagagatggccctccTTTTCATCATCACCATATTTTACATTCTTACCTTGATGGGGAACACAACCATCATACTGGTCTCTTACCTAGATCCCAAACTCCACACCccaatgtattttttcctttccaaccTCTCTTTTTTGGATATCTGCTTCACTACCAGCATTATCCCTCAGATGTTATGGAATCTTAGTGGTACTGATAAGACTATTACTTACATTGGTTGTGTTATGCAGCTATATATTGTTCTGGGATTGGGTTCCACTGAGTGCATTCTCCTGACTGTTATGGCTTATGATCGCTACATTGCTGTCTGCCGCCCCCTTCACTATACTATTATCATGCATCCAAAGTTTCTCAAACAGTTGGCAGCTGTGATTTGGACCAGTGGTTTTGTGGGACCCTTGATTCAATCAATATTGACTTTTCAATTGCCTTTTTGCCCTCACCATAGGGTGGAAGGTTTTATGTGTGAGGCTCCAGCCTTGATCAAAATTGCTGCTGTAGACACCACTTTTGTGGAAACTGAGCTTTCCATAGCCAGTATCCTCTATGTTGTAATACCTCTAGCTCTTATCCTGATTTCTTATGGCTGCATTGCTAGAACTACATTGAAGATGAAGTCAACTGAAGGCCGTTGGAAATTATTTGGAACATGTGGTTCCCATCTGATGGTTGTAGCCTTGTACTTTGGAACCATAATTGCTGTCTACATACAGCCCAAAAATGAATATACTCAGAAACGGAGTAAGTTTCTAGCCCTCTTCTACACTGTGGTGACCCCCACCCTCAACCCAATGATATATACCTTGAGGAACAAAGATGTGAAGGGATCACTGAAGAGGTTGCTGGATTCGAAAAAAGGtcctatacatatataa